Proteins encoded within one genomic window of Candidatus Binataceae bacterium:
- the hemW gene encoding radical SAM family heme chaperone HemW: protein MSFSLYIHIPYCQAKCPYCDFNSYAAASWPEAEYTAALIRELETRAAARPFAGENLRTIFFGGGTPSLFAPDSIGKILEAADRLCGIESGAEITLEANPGTVDATKLAGMRAAGINRVSFGAQSFNPAILKFLGRIHSAEETRDAARLAHRAGFERLNLDLIFAVPGQTLSDVMYDIECASALEPDHISAYNLTFEEGTAFFTDMKRGRIKPLLGDDQAAMYEAVRSELPRRGYAMYEISNYARPGREAQHNLTYWHAETYLGIGAGAHSFARDGAGGRRWWNAKLPARYIGDISDSGSAEGGSEFVDTRTAESEFVFLNLRLREGFALGAFASRFGRSFEDAFGTQSDKLLDGGLLINDRGQLYLTDRGLELADSVFAEFI from the coding sequence GTGAGCTTTTCGCTCTACATCCATATTCCGTATTGCCAGGCGAAATGCCCGTACTGCGATTTCAATTCGTATGCGGCCGCGAGCTGGCCCGAGGCAGAGTACACGGCGGCGCTGATTCGCGAGCTCGAGACTCGCGCGGCGGCGAGGCCATTTGCGGGCGAGAATCTCCGAACGATTTTCTTCGGTGGTGGAACGCCGTCGCTGTTTGCTCCCGATTCAATTGGCAAGATTCTCGAGGCCGCTGACCGCTTATGTGGAATCGAAAGCGGCGCAGAGATCACGCTGGAGGCGAATCCAGGCACCGTCGATGCGACTAAGCTCGCCGGGATGCGCGCGGCAGGCATCAATCGCGTCAGTTTCGGCGCGCAATCGTTCAACCCGGCGATTCTGAAATTCCTGGGACGCATCCATTCGGCGGAGGAAACTCGTGACGCGGCCAGACTCGCGCATCGGGCGGGATTCGAGCGCCTCAATCTCGATTTGATTTTCGCGGTGCCGGGTCAGACGTTGAGCGACGTGATGTATGACATCGAATGTGCATCGGCGCTCGAGCCGGATCATATCTCCGCCTACAACCTGACTTTCGAAGAGGGCACGGCCTTCTTCACCGACATGAAGCGCGGTCGCATCAAGCCACTGCTCGGCGACGATCAGGCAGCGATGTACGAGGCGGTCCGCTCGGAGCTGCCGCGCCGCGGCTATGCGATGTATGAGATCTCCAACTACGCACGGCCAGGACGCGAGGCGCAGCATAACCTGACTTACTGGCACGCCGAGACTTATCTCGGGATCGGCGCGGGCGCTCACAGCTTCGCGCGCGACGGCGCGGGCGGCAGAAGATGGTGGAACGCGAAGCTGCCTGCGCGATACATCGGGGATATTTCGGACTCCGGCAGTGCTGAAGGCGGATCTGAGTTCGTCGATACGCGTACAGCAGAAAGTGAGTTCGTATTCCTCAATTTGCGCTTGCGCGAGGGATTCGCGCTCGGGGCATTCGCATCGCGCTTCGGCCGCTCGTTCGAAGACGCATTCGGTACACAATCGGACAAGTTGCTAGACGGCGGCCTGCTAATTAACGATCGCGGGCAGCTTTATCTAACCGATCGCGGCCTGGAACTCGCAGACTCAGTATTCGCCGAATTTATCTAG
- the murJ gene encoding murein biosynthesis integral membrane protein MurJ codes for MAEVATNPIPPGQGSTASRAPKIAPGGANRAGLVAAGVMLSRLSGLVRAQFFAHFLGNSAAADAFQAGFRIPNILQNLLGEGVLSASFIPVYSKLLGEGDEETADMVAWGVGSLLSLAVAILVVLGIFGAPYLIDVIAPGFQADKRELTIHIVRILFPCTGLLVMSSWCLGVLNSHHKFFVSYSAGVAMNAAMIAALIYYGPRRSQDGLTIMLSWAAIIGAILQIAVQVPQMMALMRRYNVNWQRIASPLKSVFHNLTPVVASKGAVNISAYVDTVLASLLPTGAVAALNYGQIIYMLPISLFGFSVAASELPTMSRAAASPEQMASILRYRLDRGLKQIAFWVVPSAAAFIILGDVISAVIFQSGAFKHADAIYVWSVVAGSGVGLLAATMGRLYNSAFYALWDTRTPLRYALIRVALTVVLGYLFAIPLPHWIGIDQKWGVAGLTASAGIAGWVEFVLLRRGLNRRIGWTGLHTKFLMPLWAMAVTASAIAFWIKLHTAFLGARIGGLLVLGIFGCVYFGLAWWFEVSELQPYLDRIRRRAKS; via the coding sequence TTGGCCGAAGTCGCAACCAATCCGATTCCACCAGGGCAAGGCTCGACGGCGAGCCGCGCCCCGAAGATCGCTCCGGGCGGCGCCAATCGCGCGGGCCTCGTCGCGGCGGGCGTGATGCTGAGCCGCCTGTCGGGCCTGGTCCGCGCGCAATTCTTCGCCCACTTCCTCGGCAACTCTGCTGCCGCCGACGCGTTCCAGGCCGGCTTTCGGATCCCGAACATCCTGCAGAACCTGCTCGGCGAAGGCGTCCTGTCAGCCTCGTTCATCCCCGTTTACAGCAAGCTCCTCGGCGAAGGCGACGAGGAGACCGCCGACATGGTCGCATGGGGAGTCGGGTCGCTGCTGAGTCTCGCCGTCGCGATTCTCGTCGTACTCGGAATCTTCGGCGCACCGTACCTTATCGATGTCATCGCGCCGGGATTCCAGGCGGACAAGCGCGAGCTGACGATTCACATTGTACGCATCCTGTTTCCATGCACCGGACTGCTCGTGATGTCGTCGTGGTGCCTCGGCGTTCTCAACAGCCATCACAAGTTCTTCGTATCGTATTCAGCCGGCGTGGCGATGAATGCCGCGATGATCGCAGCGCTTATCTACTACGGCCCGCGGCGCTCGCAGGACGGCCTCACGATCATGCTCTCGTGGGCGGCGATCATCGGCGCGATTCTTCAGATCGCCGTGCAGGTTCCGCAGATGATGGCGCTGATGCGCCGCTACAACGTGAACTGGCAGCGCATCGCGTCGCCACTTAAGTCGGTGTTCCACAACCTCACGCCGGTCGTGGCGAGCAAGGGCGCGGTCAACATCAGCGCTTACGTCGATACCGTCCTGGCGAGTCTGTTGCCGACCGGCGCGGTCGCCGCGCTCAATTACGGCCAGATCATCTACATGCTGCCGATCAGCCTGTTCGGATTTTCCGTTGCAGCGTCGGAATTACCGACGATGTCGCGCGCGGCTGCGTCTCCGGAGCAGATGGCCTCGATTCTGCGCTATCGCCTCGATCGCGGGCTCAAGCAGATCGCGTTTTGGGTCGTACCCTCGGCGGCCGCCTTCATCATCCTTGGCGACGTGATCAGTGCGGTGATCTTTCAGTCGGGAGCATTCAAGCACGCCGACGCGATCTACGTATGGTCGGTGGTTGCGGGCTCCGGCGTTGGCCTGCTGGCGGCGACGATGGGCCGGCTTTACAACTCCGCGTTCTATGCACTGTGGGATACGCGAACGCCGCTCCGCTACGCGCTCATCCGCGTCGCGCTGACGGTGGTGCTCGGCTACCTCTTCGCGATTCCGCTGCCGCACTGGATCGGGATCGATCAGAAATGGGGCGTCGCCGGCCTCACCGCCTCAGCCGGAATCGCCGGATGGGTCGAGTTCGTACTGCTCAGACGGGGCCTCAACCGGCGTATCGGATGGACCGGCCTGCACACCAAATTCCTGATGCCGCTGTGGGCGATGGCGGTGACGGCCTCGGCGATCGCGTTCTGGATCAAGCTGCACACTGCATTTCTTGGCGCGCGCATTGGCGGCCTCTTAGTTCTCGGAATTTTCGGATGCGTTTACTTCGGGCTTGCGTGGTGGTTCGAAGTATCGGAACTCCAACCCTACCTCGATCGCATCAGACGCCGCGCGAAGTCCTAA
- a CDS encoding acetolactate synthase large subunit, with protein MNGAESLIRTAIAAGVDTCFANPGTTEMPLVAALDAAEGMRAVLCLFEGVATGAADGYSRMAERPALTLVHLGPGFANGIANLHNARRARSSIVNLIGDHATWHAHADAPLGSDIVSLATPVSGWVKSVRTAASAASSTAEAIAAAGHAPGQVATLIIPSDCQWDLATSEAHPIAPAALRAIAPDAVRRVGVALSQAKKPALLLGGLALRARGLMAAARIAAKSGCALIAETFPSRLERGAGMPAVERLPYFPEQALEMLKAYDLIVLAGAKKPVAFFGYPNLPSSLIPEGKRVEELCAPIDDSPAALEALASEIAAPVAVSLPQTGARVDRPVGALNPASAGAALAAVLPEGAIVMDEAATSGGPFFPASFNSPSHSYMSLTGGAIGQGLPCATGAAVACPDRRVVAFQADGSSMYTIQSLWTQARESLNVTTVLCNNRSYRILQVELARAGIKEPGPKARSLTDLGHPDLDFTNLASGMGMPAVRVNSAESLVIELERSFATPGPALIELMLG; from the coding sequence ATGAATGGAGCCGAGAGCCTGATTCGCACGGCGATCGCCGCGGGCGTCGATACCTGTTTTGCAAATCCCGGCACGACCGAGATGCCGCTGGTGGCGGCGCTCGACGCGGCCGAAGGGATGCGCGCCGTGCTGTGTCTCTTTGAGGGCGTCGCGACTGGCGCGGCCGACGGCTACTCGCGGATGGCTGAACGGCCCGCGCTGACTCTGGTTCACCTCGGACCCGGCTTCGCCAATGGAATCGCGAACTTGCACAACGCGCGGCGCGCGCGCTCCTCGATCGTGAATCTAATCGGCGATCACGCGACCTGGCATGCGCATGCTGATGCTCCCCTCGGCTCCGACATCGTGTCGCTCGCGACGCCGGTTTCAGGATGGGTCAAGAGCGTCCGCACCGCGGCATCCGCCGCGAGCTCGACAGCAGAGGCGATCGCAGCCGCGGGCCATGCACCCGGCCAGGTCGCAACGCTAATCATTCCATCGGATTGCCAATGGGATCTCGCAACGAGCGAGGCGCATCCGATCGCGCCGGCGGCTCTCAGAGCCATCGCGCCCGATGCCGTCCGCCGCGTCGGTGTCGCGCTCAGCCAGGCGAAGAAGCCGGCGCTGCTGCTCGGCGGCCTCGCGTTGCGCGCGCGTGGTCTTATGGCGGCGGCGCGAATCGCTGCCAAGTCAGGATGCGCGCTGATTGCTGAAACGTTCCCATCGAGACTCGAGCGCGGCGCGGGGATGCCGGCGGTTGAGCGCCTGCCGTATTTTCCCGAGCAGGCGCTCGAAATGCTCAAAGCATACGACCTTATCGTGCTCGCTGGTGCGAAGAAGCCGGTCGCATTCTTCGGCTATCCGAATCTACCGAGCAGCCTGATTCCCGAGGGCAAGCGCGTCGAAGAGTTGTGCGCGCCGATTGACGATTCACCGGCGGCGCTCGAAGCGCTCGCATCGGAAATCGCGGCGCCCGTCGCGGTATCGCTGCCGCAAACCGGCGCGCGGGTTGATCGTCCAGTCGGCGCGCTCAATCCCGCATCGGCGGGAGCGGCGCTCGCAGCCGTTCTGCCCGAGGGCGCGATCGTAATGGATGAAGCCGCGACCAGCGGCGGTCCTTTCTTCCCGGCGTCGTTCAACTCACCGTCGCACAGCTACATGTCGCTCACGGGCGGCGCGATCGGACAGGGATTGCCATGCGCAACCGGCGCCGCAGTCGCGTGTCCCGACCGCCGCGTGGTCGCGTTCCAAGCCGACGGCAGCTCGATGTACACGATTCAGTCGCTCTGGACGCAGGCGCGCGAGAGTCTGAACGTGACGACGGTACTCTGCAACAATCGCAGCTATCGAATTCTCCAGGTCGAGCTCGCACGCGCAGGAATCAAGGAGCCGGGTCCCAAGGCGCGCTCGCTGACTGACCTTGGTCATCCCGATCTCGATTTCACGAACCTGGCGAGCGGCATGGGAATGCCGGCGGTGCGAGTGAATTCGGCGGAGTCGCTGGTGATCGAGCTCGAACGATCATTTGCCACGCCCGGTCCGGCGCTGATCGAGCTGATGCTGGGATAG
- the ppk2 gene encoding polyphosphate kinase 2: MGKKSKHKKNARQAPNVSREPLDLKDYERELERLQVELVKLQMWVKEKGLKVVIVFEGRDAAGKGGVIKRLTDRVSPRVFRVLALPAPTEREKSQMYIQRYVPHLPAAGEVVIFDRSWYNRAGVERVMGFCTDEEVTRFLEDCPAFEHALVESGIILVKYWFEVSQEEQTRRFMQRIKDGRKIWKLSPMDLESHRLWYDYSRARDDMLLATDTSYAPWYIVNADDKRRARLNCISHLLSIVPYKEVKRDPVKLPKRQKPHGYDEPRNRSYNIVPDQR; encoded by the coding sequence ATGGGCAAGAAGTCGAAGCACAAGAAAAACGCGAGGCAGGCTCCGAACGTCTCGCGCGAGCCGCTGGATCTCAAGGATTACGAGCGCGAGCTCGAGCGGCTCCAGGTCGAGCTGGTCAAGCTGCAGATGTGGGTCAAGGAGAAAGGCCTCAAGGTCGTGATCGTGTTCGAGGGCCGCGACGCCGCCGGCAAGGGGGGCGTCATCAAGCGCCTCACCGATCGCGTGAGCCCGCGCGTATTTCGTGTCCTCGCCTTGCCCGCGCCAACTGAGCGCGAGAAATCGCAGATGTATATCCAGCGCTACGTGCCGCATCTGCCGGCCGCTGGCGAGGTCGTGATCTTCGATCGCAGCTGGTACAACCGTGCCGGAGTCGAGCGCGTGATGGGCTTCTGCACGGATGAAGAAGTCACCCGGTTTCTCGAGGATTGCCCCGCCTTTGAGCATGCCTTGGTCGAATCCGGGATCATCCTCGTCAAGTACTGGTTCGAGGTGAGCCAGGAGGAGCAGACGCGGCGCTTCATGCAGCGAATCAAGGACGGCCGCAAGATCTGGAAACTAAGTCCGATGGACCTGGAGTCCCACCGTCTATGGTATGACTATTCGCGCGCGCGCGACGATATGTTGCTTGCTACTGATACCTCGTACGCGCCATGGTACATTGTCAATGCCGACGACAAGCGCCGGGCGCGTTTGAATTGCATCTCGCATCTACTGAGTATTGTTCCTTACAAAGAAGTAAAGCGCGATCCGGTCAAGCTGCCGAAGCGCCAGAAGCCTCACGGCTATGATGAGCCCAGGAACCGTAGCTACAATATCGTTCCGGACCAGCGTTGA
- a CDS encoding amidohydrolase family protein → MDIDKIARVRGLRAQLDHPVIDGDGHLVEPAPLFNHYLQKIGGRDTVERYHHELREHPTGSRGDREHGEMRGAWWGVGNNAYDLATVMAPRLLHRRLDELGIDFAILYPTLGLALPTIHDADVRRAACRALNTMNAEISADLRDRIAPAAAIPMHTPDEAISELEQASKLGLKVAMVPPGVPRPIPALNAEHSAAFPYASYFDNYGLDSFYDYDPLWRRFQELGFAVTSHGGVGLRYLPLGRRSPSNYMFNHIGGHAYQQGELCRSLVMGGVPARFPNLAFGFLECGAGWACDLLHSLEEHWEKRNLEGLVNYDPSKLDRKRLHELLAEYGGPEFVDASAARGMSNAYAEGLGRHDRDADRDEWRLTQVRDEHDFERMFRNFYFGCEADDPSVFRALDARANPFKARLQPIFSSDIGHWDVPDIATVLLESHRLIDKGLLSADDYRDFVFTYPARLHLKANPDFFKGTVVEGALTRLAA, encoded by the coding sequence GTGGACATCGACAAAATTGCGCGCGTGCGCGGATTGCGCGCCCAGCTTGACCATCCGGTGATCGATGGCGACGGTCATCTTGTCGAGCCGGCGCCTCTCTTCAATCACTACCTGCAGAAGATCGGCGGACGCGACACCGTCGAACGCTACCATCATGAGCTGCGCGAGCATCCGACCGGATCGCGCGGCGACCGCGAGCACGGCGAGATGCGCGGCGCATGGTGGGGCGTCGGCAACAACGCTTACGATCTCGCGACCGTGATGGCGCCGCGCCTGCTTCATCGCCGCCTCGACGAACTCGGCATCGATTTCGCCATCCTCTACCCGACGCTCGGCCTCGCGCTGCCTACGATTCACGACGCCGACGTTCGGCGCGCCGCGTGCCGCGCGCTCAACACGATGAACGCGGAGATAAGCGCCGACCTGCGCGACCGCATCGCACCCGCCGCGGCAATCCCGATGCATACGCCCGACGAGGCAATCTCGGAGCTTGAGCAAGCGTCGAAGCTCGGCCTCAAGGTTGCGATGGTCCCGCCCGGCGTCCCGCGCCCGATCCCGGCACTCAATGCCGAACATTCAGCAGCATTTCCCTACGCATCGTATTTCGACAATTACGGCCTCGACAGCTTTTACGATTACGATCCGCTGTGGCGCCGCTTCCAGGAGCTCGGCTTCGCCGTGACCTCGCACGGCGGCGTCGGCCTCAGGTACCTGCCGCTCGGGCGGCGCTCGCCGAGCAACTACATGTTCAATCACATCGGCGGTCACGCCTATCAGCAGGGCGAGCTGTGCCGCTCGCTGGTGATGGGCGGAGTGCCGGCGCGCTTTCCGAATCTCGCGTTCGGCTTTCTAGAATGCGGCGCGGGATGGGCCTGCGACCTGCTTCATTCGCTCGAGGAGCATTGGGAAAAGCGCAACCTCGAGGGCCTCGTGAACTACGATCCGTCGAAGCTCGATCGCAAGCGGCTGCACGAGTTGCTCGCCGAGTATGGCGGCCCGGAGTTCGTCGACGCGTCCGCGGCGCGCGGCATGTCGAACGCCTATGCCGAGGGCCTCGGGCGGCACGATCGCGACGCCGATCGCGACGAATGGCGTCTCACACAGGTGCGCGACGAGCACGACTTCGAGCGGATGTTCCGCAACTTCTATTTCGGATGTGAGGCCGACGATCCGAGCGTGTTCCGCGCGCTCGACGCGCGCGCGAACCCCTTCAAGGCGCGGCTGCAGCCGATTTTCAGCTCCGACATCGGCCACTGGGACGTTCCCGATATCGCAACCGTGCTACTGGAGAGTCATCGGCTGATAGACAAAGGGTTACTGAGCGCCGACGACTATCGCGATTTCGTTTTCACCTATCCGGCGCGACTGCATCTGAAGGCCAACCCGGATTTCTTCAAGGGCACGGTGGTCGAGGGCGCACTTACGCGGCTCGCCGCCTGA
- a CDS encoding bifunctional heptose 7-phosphate kinase/heptose 1-phosphate adenyltransferase, with product MARRSTAKASLNSHPSAIELPALKPLRVIVAGEVILDRYLWGDVSRISPEAPIPVLRVQRREEKPGNAGFVMANLRALGADVSAVSVVGADRNGRMLREIFGDLGIATRSLLTDPERPTIVKERMLGSVQSANRATQQLLRVDEEDPTPLRPVRERELISRFKRELKSADGVLISDIDKGLMTPSLLRAIIDGARQHEIPVIVDPKRTEDFSIYRGASVITPNRYETEVATGIRLLDRDAWRKAAEMLVKKLDLDACLITLDRDGMYLAEKNGDDTYIATMPREVYDVTGAGDVVLSVFGMFTIAGLGYQSAARIANIAASIEVTRLGTEVITREDLSRALRPIHDLSERKILSAEELRVALDRERRAGRRIVFTNGCFDLLHAGHIQILSFARAQGDVLVVGLNSDRSVRALKGPERPIYPAAERARILAALEAVNYVTIFDETRAERTIRRIKPDVLIKGEDWSGKRVDGQAFVESRGGRVVLAPLLGGRSTSHTIERMRAGTQA from the coding sequence ATGGCTCGACGTAGCACCGCCAAAGCCTCGCTCAACTCGCACCCCAGCGCGATCGAGCTGCCCGCGCTGAAACCATTGCGCGTCATCGTCGCGGGCGAGGTGATTCTCGATCGTTACCTGTGGGGCGACGTCTCGCGCATTTCGCCCGAAGCGCCGATTCCCGTGCTGCGCGTGCAGCGGCGCGAGGAAAAACCTGGCAACGCCGGTTTCGTCATGGCCAATTTGCGCGCGCTCGGCGCGGACGTCAGTGCGGTCAGCGTTGTCGGCGCGGATCGGAACGGGCGGATGTTGCGCGAGATCTTCGGCGATCTTGGAATCGCGACGCGCTCGCTGCTCACCGATCCGGAGCGGCCGACGATCGTCAAGGAGCGGATGCTCGGATCGGTACAATCGGCAAATCGCGCCACGCAGCAGCTTCTGCGCGTCGACGAGGAAGATCCGACGCCGCTGAGACCCGTGCGCGAGCGCGAGCTTATTTCGCGATTCAAGCGCGAGTTGAAATCCGCCGATGGCGTGCTGATTTCCGATATCGACAAGGGACTAATGACGCCCTCGCTTCTGCGCGCGATTATCGACGGCGCCCGCCAGCACGAAATTCCGGTGATCGTCGATCCGAAGCGCACCGAAGACTTTTCGATCTATCGCGGCGCAAGTGTGATCACGCCCAATCGCTACGAAACCGAAGTCGCAACCGGAATCCGGCTGCTCGATCGCGACGCGTGGCGCAAGGCAGCCGAGATGCTGGTGAAGAAGCTCGATCTTGACGCGTGCCTGATCACGCTCGATCGCGACGGCATGTACCTCGCCGAGAAAAACGGCGACGACACGTATATCGCGACCATGCCGCGCGAGGTTTACGACGTGACGGGCGCGGGCGACGTGGTGTTGTCGGTGTTCGGCATGTTCACCATCGCGGGACTGGGCTACCAGTCTGCCGCGCGCATCGCGAACATCGCCGCCAGTATCGAGGTGACGCGGCTTGGCACCGAAGTCATCACGCGCGAAGATTTGTCGCGCGCGTTGAGACCGATTCACGACCTGAGCGAGCGCAAGATTCTCTCCGCCGAGGAGCTCCGCGTCGCGCTCGATCGCGAGCGCCGCGCCGGCAGGCGGATCGTGTTCACCAACGGATGCTTCGATCTGCTCCATGCGGGCCATATCCAGATTCTTTCGTTCGCGCGCGCGCAGGGCGACGTGCTGGTGGTGGGCCTCAACAGCGATCGCAGCGTGCGCGCGCTCAAGGGTCCCGAGCGGCCCATCTATCCGGCGGCTGAACGCGCGCGAATCCTGGCCGCGCTAGAGGCCGTTAACTACGTGACGATCTTCGACGAAACGCGCGCCGAGCGGACGATCCGACGGATCAAGCCCGACGTTCTGATCAAGGGCGAAGACTGGAGCGGCAAGCGCGTCGATGGGCAAGCGTTCGTCGAGTCGCGCGGCGGCCGCGTCGTGCTCGCTCCCCTGCTCGGCGGCCGAAGCACGTCGCATACGATCGAACGCATGCGTGCGGGCACGCAGGCTTAG
- the ispD gene encoding 2-C-methyl-D-erythritol 4-phosphate cytidylyltransferase: MRASAIITAAGSGQRLGRGAPKAFVKLGGRTMLSYSLASVASVPGIEEVIITVPAGMETVARSETSQIKLPVKIVAGGAERQDSIRIALSFSSAESELIVIHDAARPFADARLFDRCLEAAKRSGGAIAAVPVSDTLKRGENGAIIATVPRAGLWQAQTPQAFLRSLIIAAHERATREKIIATDDADLVEQIGARVELIESSTRNIKITTPSDLEIAEAILTSLRS; this comes from the coding sequence ATGAGGGCTTCTGCAATAATCACTGCGGCCGGCAGCGGCCAGCGTCTCGGACGCGGCGCGCCCAAGGCGTTCGTCAAGCTCGGCGGCCGCACGATGCTTTCCTATTCGCTTGCAAGCGTCGCATCAGTCCCGGGAATCGAGGAAGTCATCATAACCGTTCCGGCAGGGATGGAAACAGTCGCGAGATCGGAAACATCACAGATAAAGCTTCCAGTGAAGATCGTCGCGGGTGGCGCAGAGCGCCAGGATTCGATCCGCATCGCACTTTCATTCAGCAGCGCAGAGAGCGAGTTGATAGTAATCCACGATGCGGCGCGGCCCTTCGCAGACGCGCGTCTGTTCGATCGATGCCTCGAGGCGGCGAAGCGCTCAGGCGGCGCAATCGCGGCAGTCCCGGTATCCGACACCCTGAAGCGCGGCGAAAACGGCGCGATCATTGCGACGGTCCCGCGCGCCGGCTTGTGGCAAGCCCAAACCCCGCAGGCATTTCTACGCTCGCTGATAATAGCGGCGCACGAACGCGCAACGCGCGAAAAAATCATCGCGACCGACGACGCTGATCTCGTCGAGCAAATAGGCGCGCGAGTGGAACTGATAGAAAGCTCAACCCGCAATATCAAAATCACGACACCAAGCGATCTTGAAATCGCCGAAGCAATACTAACTTCATTACGCAGTTAG
- a CDS encoding alpha/beta fold hydrolase, whose amino-acid sequence RMRRLFFLLLVPAILFAARCDASQGAIDRFFTAIQKNDFVAATDCLNQSLKSGLSPQSLEKLWLDGYAKEGPLKSWQVIHSDPIPGGLEQTVKLQFAKTDATAKIAVASESDRIASLYFKPAQSSMPATSPPYADASKFRSLDVVVNSPPVHLPGTITIPNGRGPFPAVLLVHGSGTHDRDETVGPNHIFKDIAEGLSSRGILVLRYDKRSFIHSIRMTTVDAELVDDAAAAIEMLRARGDVAKDRIYIVGHSLGAELAPDIAKRAWPIAGIVMLAPPGHKLEQVIVQQMRFLKETSPTDMMKVEEQANRISKHQMQPDESMMGAPASYFYDMDNRNEVALARTLDVPILILHGTRDYQMTEDNIRVWQKGLKGDAKVKIEELPDLNHLFIKGHGTPDPAEYQIPGHVDQSVIDLITNFIESR is encoded by the coding sequence TCGGATGCGGCGGCTCTTCTTCCTTCTTCTGGTCCCAGCCATTCTCTTTGCTGCTCGATGCGACGCGAGCCAGGGCGCGATCGACAGATTCTTCACCGCGATTCAAAAGAACGACTTCGTCGCCGCGACCGATTGCCTAAACCAGAGCCTCAAGTCTGGCCTCTCACCACAGAGCCTCGAGAAGTTGTGGCTTGACGGCTATGCCAAGGAGGGACCGCTCAAGAGCTGGCAGGTCATTCATAGCGATCCGATTCCAGGCGGCCTCGAGCAGACCGTCAAGCTTCAGTTCGCCAAGACCGACGCCACCGCGAAAATCGCAGTGGCTTCGGAATCCGACCGTATCGCCTCGCTCTACTTCAAGCCAGCGCAATCGAGCATGCCGGCGACCTCGCCGCCCTATGCCGATGCATCGAAGTTTCGTTCGCTCGATGTGGTCGTAAATTCGCCGCCGGTTCATCTGCCTGGCACGATCACGATTCCCAACGGCAGAGGACCGTTTCCTGCGGTGCTGCTCGTCCACGGCTCCGGCACCCATGATCGCGACGAAACCGTCGGACCGAATCATATCTTCAAGGACATCGCCGAGGGGCTCAGCTCGCGGGGAATCCTGGTGCTCCGCTACGACAAGCGCAGCTTTATCCACTCAATCAGGATGACGACCGTCGATGCCGAGTTGGTCGACGATGCTGCCGCTGCGATCGAAATGCTGCGCGCGCGCGGCGACGTCGCGAAGGATCGTATCTATATCGTTGGTCATAGTCTCGGCGCGGAGCTTGCCCCTGACATCGCCAAGCGCGCGTGGCCCATCGCGGGAATCGTCATGCTCGCGCCGCCGGGGCATAAGCTTGAGCAGGTGATCGTTCAGCAGATGCGCTTTCTGAAAGAAACGTCGCCGACCGATATGATGAAAGTCGAGGAACAGGCCAATCGCATCTCAAAGCATCAGATGCAGCCCGACGAAAGTATGATGGGAGCGCCGGCGTCGTACTTCTACGACATGGACAATCGCAACGAGGTTGCCTTGGCCCGCACGCTCGACGTTCCTATCCTGATCCTGCACGGCACGCGCGATTACCAGATGACCGAGGACAACATCCGGGTCTGGCAAAAAGGGCTAAAGGGCGACGCCAAGGTGAAGATCGAAGAGCTCCCCGACCTCAACCACCTGTTTATCAAAGGCCACGGCACGCCCGATCCAGCCGAATACCAAATCCCCGGCCACGTCGATCAGAGTGTGATCGATCTGATCACGAACTTCATCGAATCGCGATAA